DNA from Algisphaera agarilytica:
AATGCCGTGCTCTACCAACTGAGCTACCTGGCCGGCCAACCGTTTCGCCGGGGTCAATTCCGGGGCGAATCGGATCAGTTGGGCCACAGAGATTAACGTGCCTATCGCACTTGTCAACCGCGATAGGATCAGTACACTATGCGACTCGCCACAGCGCGGCCGATCGGCCTGCTGGGCGTGTGACCCGGACCTAACCTCAGACGCAGGATGCGTTTGCCCGACGGAGGCTATCCCCTCCGCCAGCCCCGAAAGTTCGCCATGGCCAAGAAAGAAATCAGCTCGCAGTTCAAGATCCAAGCCCCCGGCGGCCAAGCCACCCCGGCCCCGCCCATCGGCCCCGCCCTCGGCCAACACGGCGTGAACCCCGGGCAGTTCATCCAACAGTTCAACGACCGCACCCGTCCCCTGAACGGCAAGGTCGTCGGCTGCGTCATCACCGTCTACAAAGACCGCTCCTTCGAATTCGAAGTCAAGGCTCCGCCCGTGGCCGTGCTCCTGAAGGACGCCGCCAAGGTCGACAAGGGCTCGGGCGTTCCGCACAAGGAAAAGGTTGGCTCGGTCACCATGGACCAGGTCAAGGCCATCGCCGAAGAAAAGGGCAAGGAGCTCTCGGGCCACACCCTCGAAGCGAACTGCCGCATCGTCGCGGGCACCGCTCGCTCGATGGGTATCACCGTCGAAGACTAAAAATAACGCTGACCGCAGGTCTGCGATGTTCAGAAGAGGCCAACCACGGGCCCTGACCGTGGGAGATTCCGCCGCTCAATCGTGAGACGGCCAATCGAAAGGAAAGTTGATGTCTCGGAAAAAAGGTAAACGCTATACCGCCGACGCACGGGTCGCTAACGACGACGTGCTGCCTCTCTCCCAAGCGGTGGAACGCCTAAAAGGCTTCCGCGCCACCAAGTTCGACCAGACCGTCGAGCTCCACATGCACCTGGGTATCGACCCCAAGCAAGCGGACCAGATGCTCCGCGGCTCGGTTTCGCTTCCCCACGGCATCGGTGGTGCCCAGAAGCGCGTCGTCGCTTTTTGTGCTCCCGAAAAGGAAGAAGAAGCCAAGGCCGCTGGCGCCATCGAGGCTGGCAGCGAAGAGCTGGTGAAGAAGATCGAAGGCGGCTGGATGGATTTCGACGTCGCCGTCGCTGAGCCCGCCCAGATGCGGGTCGTGTCCAAGCTCGGTAAGGTGCTGGGCCCCAAGGGCCTGATGCCCTCGCCCAAGGCCGGCACCGTCGATCCCAAGATCGCCGAGGCCGTCAAGGCCTTCGTCGCCGGTAAGGTTGAGTATCGCAACGACGACGGCGGCAACATCCACGCCCCGATCGGCAAGCACAGCTTCTCGGCCGAGCAACTCGTCGAGAACGCCGAAGCGATGATCAAGCTCATCACCCGTCTGAAGCCCGCCGCCACCAAGGGTCAATACGTCAAGAAGATCGCGATCACCGCGACGATGACGCCCTCGGTTCTGGTCGAAGCGTGAAGTCCTGATAGGCGCTAGGCGTTCGTCGCTAGGCGCTAGGAAAACATACGAACCTTCCTCGAATAACGAAACACAACCTAGCGCCTAGCGCCTAACCACTAGCGCCTGCGAGCGCAGCGAGCAAAACCATGAGCAAGCCCGTTAAAAACCTCATCGCCTCGGCTTACGCCAAGGAATTCGCCGACCTCAGCGGCGCCGTGCTGATCGACATCCGCGGCGTCGAAGCCAACGACAACAACGCCCTCCGCAACGAGCTGGCCGAGAAGTCGATCAAGGTCCGCGTGATCAAGAACAGCCTCGCCAAGGGCGTTTTCGCCGGCGGCGAACTCGAAGGACTCAACGAGTTCCTTGAAGGCCCCGCCGCCATGGTCTTCCCCGCCAGCGAAGACACCTCGGTCGTCGGCGTCGCCCGTGAACTCATCGACTGGGCCAAGAAGCTCGAGAACATGGAGTTCAAGGGTGCCGTCATGGACGGCATGACCTTCGGCCCCGACGAGATCAAGAAGCTCTCGGAATACCCGACCAAGGAAGAAGCCCAAGCCCAGGTCGTCCAGATCCTGCTCACCCCGGCCCAAAACCTGGTCAGCGCGATCACCGCCCCCGGCAAGAACCTCGCGGGCATCATCAAGACGATCCAAGAGAAGCTGGAAAACGGCGAAACCATCGCCAAGGTGGGCTAACCGTAGGGTGGGCACCGCCCACCATTAATCGTTTTTTACGTAACCCGGTGGGCTGTGCCCACCCTACATGAATCAATTACACGATCTCTCACTGGCCCCGCTGGGGTTAAATCGTCGATGGTCGACGACCTATGGGAGACGCAACGTTTGGAGTTTTAGTTATGGCAGAAGCAGCAATCGCAGAACTGGGCGACAAGCTCGTCGGTCTCACCCTCAAGGACGCCGTTGATCTGGCGGACTACCTCAAGGAAACCTACAACATCGAGCCCGCCGCTGGCGGTGCCGTGATGGTTGCCGGTGCGGGTGGTGGCGGCGCGGCCGAGGAAGCCGAAGAGAAGACCGAATTCGACGTCGTCCTGAAGTCTGGCGGCGACAAGAAGATCCAGGTCATCAAGGCCGTCCGCGAAGCCACCGGCCTGGGCCTCAAGGAAGCCAAGGCTATGGTCGACGGTGCCCCCGAGACCATCAAGGAAGCCATGCCCAAGGAAGAGGCCGAAGCCCTCGCCGAGAAGATCAAGGAAGCCGGCGGCGAAGTCGAACTCAAGTAGTTCTAACGCCCTCGGATGTCGTCGCCCGCTTCGGCGGCGTGACGACGCCCTCCGAAATACAAAACCGCACCGTGAAAACGGTGCGGTTTTTTTGTGGGTGCAAGCAAGCCGCGGCGTTGAGATTCGCAGTTGTGGGGCAGGCGGGCGGGATATACTCGTCCCATGGGCGGATCGGCACTGGTTCTTGTTGCGGTGGTGGTGACGGGGGGCTTACTCCTGGCCCTTTTGGTTCTGCTAGTCCTGGCGCTGCTCACCAAAATCCGTGGCGGCGAATCAGATGCTGCGTTCCAGCCCGATGCGGAATGGAAGGTGCTTCGGACCTACAACACGGCCGAGCAGGCCCACCTGGACCGCGCCATGCTCGAGGGTTGTGGCGTCCCCGTTCGGCTGGCGAATGAGCACACCGTGGGCACGGACTGGATGTACGGGATCGCGGTCGGCGTGGACCTGCGGGTGCCCGAAGACCAACTGCAGTCCGCAGAATTGATGCTACGTGACGCGAGGGTGGGCAGCGCTTCGGTCGACCTCGAAGTCGAGGAGTTTCCGGAAGACGAATCGGGCCGACGGTGTTCACGTTGCGGCTCGACCGAGGTCTACCGTGTCCGGGCGGGCATCGGTTGGGCGATCAGCACGGTGGTGCTTCTGGGCATCCCGCTGCTCCGAAAGAAACAACTCAGATGCGACGCGTGCGGGAACATCGGCCCGATCGCCTCGATGTCATGAGCAGCGGGGCGAGCAGGCACAGGGCCACCGAGGGCTCGGGGATGATGGTGGAGGCCGGCAGGTTCGTGTTGCCGAAGTTGTCCTGCCAGACGGTGTAATCGGCCGCGTCGATGACGCCGTTGCCGTTGCCATCCGCAGCCAGGTCGGTGGTCGAACCGAAGGAGTCTTGCCAGACGGTGTAGTCCGCGGCGTCGACGATGCCGTTGCCGTTGTAGTCCCCGGCGAGGAGCTCGGCGACGGTGGCGGTGATCGACAGCAAGACGCCGCTGAACGTTTCGTCGATGCCCACGAGGATGAGTTCGCCGTTGGCGTCCTGCGCGAAGCCGGTGATGCGGTAGGGCAGTTCTTCGCCGTCGGGATCGATCAGCATCTGGAAGACCGTGTTGCTGCCCGGCGTGCCGGTGGGGTCGCCGTAGAGCAGGCGTCCGCCGTCGCCGACGGTTCGGCCTTCTTCGTCGAACTCTTCGCCCACGCCCTGGAACTCCCCGAAGATGTATTGGCCGTAGAGTTCCGGCAGTTCCGAACCGCGGTAGACGAAGCCCCCGATGGGGCTGACGCCGTCGGTCTGGTCGTACTCGAAGACGGGCAGGTCGTTGACCGGGCCGTTGACGATGGCCAACAAGCGGGCGACTTCTTCGTCGGTGAGTTCACGCATGATGGCCGTATTGCGTGTGGTCCCCGATTCGTTGTTGGCGATGGTCCCGTTGGGGTGGGTGATGAACTGCACCATCGGGTTGGGGTTAGTGACCGGGTCGTAGTCGGCGAGGACCTTGCCTACGGAAGTGGGCGGGATCAGGTTGGTCGGCCCGCCGACGCGGTGGTGGGTGCTGTCGGAGCTGTGGTTGCCCAAGTAGATGAACGAGCCTTCAAGCAAGCCCCAGCCGAAGTCGCCGGCCGAGTCGCCGCTGAGCACGTCGCTGACGTTGAAGGACTTGATGGATTCGATGTTGGCCTGTCCGGTTTCGCTGACGTAGGCGTCGTCGCCGTCGAAGCTGATGCGGTAGGGGTTGCGGGCCCCGTAGACGAAGACCATGTCCTCGGCCCCGATCGTGCCGCCGTCGTAGTGCGGGTTGTCGGTGGGCACGGAGAAGCGGGCCTCGCCATCGACCGAGAAAACCGAGCGGTCGGCGGTGTTGGTCAGGGTGAGCGGGTCGATGCGGAGGATCTTGCCGTAGGCGTTGTCGGGGCTGCTGGAGTTGTTCTCGTAGTCGGTGGCGTTGCCGCCGTCGCCGGAGGTGACGTAGAGCAGGTTGTCGGGTCCGAAGGCGAGGTCGCCTATGTTGTGGCCGTGGTGCTCCTGGTGGAAAGTCGCGAGCACTCGCCGGGTGGTGTCGGTGCCCAGCGACAAGGTGGACGCGCCGGGGGCGGTGGTGGTGTACTCGGCCAGCACCGATTCGTGCTCGCCCTTGGTGAAGATGGTCCCGTTCTCGTGGTAGCCATAGAACGGGTGGTCGAAGTCGGAGTCGAACCCGCCGGCGGGCGGGGTGTTGTTGGCCTCGACGGTGTAGAACTTGCCGTAGCCGGCACTGCCCGTGTTGTGGAAGTCGGGGTGCAGGGCGATGGAGGTCAGGCCGTAGTCAAAAGGCTCGCTGAGGTTGGCGAAGCCGTCGGCCGACGGCGTGGTGATCCAGGGCGTGGCTTGAATGTCCCCGGCGGAGTCGATGAGGTGAATCCGGCCATCGAGCGAGGTCAACAGCGTTCGGCCCAGGGCATCGAACTGCATGTCGGTGGTGAGCCCCATGTTGATCCCGCTGGGGTTCTGCGCGTACGGCGTCAGCTTGATCGTGTGGTTGGTGGAGAGCACCTGGATGTCGGTGATGGTCGTGCCCGGCGCAACGCTGGGGTCCGACAAGTCCATCGGTTGGCCCGAGGCGGATAGGCCCGCGACGGTCAACGTGTAAACAACTCCCGAAACAACCAAACCCCTCATACCCTGATCTCCCGGTTACGGTGTGAACTCACGCAAACCCCCAAGGCCGATAGTTGAACAAAAAACGAAGTGAACCCTGCATCGACACGAGGCAGAGAAAAGTCGATGCCGAACGCAATCATACACGAAGGTGAAATTTGGTTAAGTCGGTGATTGGGATTTAACGCAAGAAGTGTGAAATTCGTTCACGCCGCGAGCCGACGAAGGCACAAGACCGAGCAAACCGCATGCAACTGGTGCTGCTTGCACGGGTTTTTGAAAGGTCTATAGTTCGAGCCGTCATCGCCAAAGGCTTGGCCGGAAGGCTGCAGATCACCCCAGCGGGTTGTAGCCGGCCGGACCGTACTTGTACGCAAAGGGACCGTTTCGATGGACCGTGGCCGACTGATCAAACTCTGTATCGCGCTGATCATCCCCCTGATCGTGATACTCATCCCCCGAGACATGATCCCCATCGACGGGCTGACGGTGACCCAGCACCGGGTGGTCGCGATCTTCGCTCTGGCGCTGTGTTTATGGGTGCTCGAGCCGATCCCGATCTTTGCCACGTCGGTGTTGATCATCGTGGTGGAGCTGATGACGATCTCGAACAAGAGCATCAAGTGGCTCATGCCGAGTGGCGAAGCGCCCGAGGGCTTCGGCGAGATGGTGCCGTACAAATCGATCATGGCCACCTTCGCCGACCCGATCATCATGCTGTTCCTCGGCGGCTTCTTCCTCGGGGCGGCGGCGACCAAATACAAAATGGACACCAACCTCGGCCGGGTGCTGCTCAAGCCCTTCGGCACGCGGACGGCCCTGGTGATGCTGGGCATGATGGTGGTCACCGCCGTGTTCTCCATGTTCATGAGCAACACCGCGACCACGGCCATGATGCTCGCGGTGCTCATGCCCGTGCTCCGCAGCATCGACGCGGTCGACCCCGCCCGGATCAGCTTCGCCCTGGCGATCCCCTTCGCCGCGAACATCGGCGGCATCGGCACGCCCATCGGGACGCCGCCCAACGCCGTGGGCATGAAGTACCTGGTCGACGGCGACGGGCAGGCGCTCGTGACGTTTGCCGGGTGGATGGGCTTCGGCGTGCCGTTCGTGATAGTGCTGCTGGTGGTGGCCTGGCTGCTCTTGCTGTTCATGTTCAAGCCGAGCAAGCCGAACCTCGAGGTTGAATTCAAGGGGCGGTGGCTGCGGAGCCCCCAGGCGTGGGTGGTGTATGTCACCTCGGCCGCGACGATCCTGCTTTGGCTCACCGGCGGCACGGTGCACGGGCTGACCTCGCACACGGTCGCGCTCATCCCCGTGGCGGTGTTCTGCTGCACGGGCATCATGACCTCGCAGGACCTCAAGGGGCTGAGTTGGGACGTGCTGTGGCTGGTGGCCGGCGGGTTTGCGTTGGGGCTGGCGTTGCAAGCGACCGGGCTGAGCGCGGCACTGGTCGAGAGCATCCCGTTTGCTTCGATGCCCGCGCTGGTGATCATTTGCATCGCGGTGGCCCTGACCTTCACGATGGCGACGTTCATGAGCAACACCGCCGCGGCGAACCTCGTGCTGCCGATCATGGCGGCGCTGGGCGCTTCGCTGAGCTCGCTGGTGCCGCTGGGCGGGCAGATGATGCTCATCCTCGTGGTGACGTTCTCCGCCTCGCTGGCGATGACGATGCCCATCAGCACCCCGCCCAACGCGATGGCCTACGCCACCGGCTGGATCAAGACCGGCCACATGGCCAAGGCCGGCCTCGCGGTCGGTGCGCTGGGTCTTGCCCTCACCGCGGTGATGGCGGTGCTGATGAACGTCATGGGCTTCTTCGATCGCTGACCCGGACGCCGTCATGGACTGCGGCGTTGACCTGATGGATGATGATGGTGATGTCTAATCCGAGCAACACCAACCTGCAGGACGTGATCGATCGGCACTTCAACGAGCCGACGCGGACCGTACGTCTGGCCACGGGCGAAACGCTCTTGAACCAAGGCGATCCGAACCGCCGTCTGTATCGGGTCCGTAGCGGGCTGATGCGGGGCCATATCGCGGAAGACGACGGCACGCTCACCGATGTCCTGCGTGCGGGGCCGGGCAACCTCGTCGGGGTGCAGAGCTTCTTCGGCAACGGCGTGAACTCGCAAACCCTCACCGCGTTGGAAGAAACCGAGCTGGGCTATATCGAGCGTGATATGCCGATCAAGCCCGGCGAGCCATCGCTGGAACGCCTGCTCATGCCGATCGTGCTGGGCGAACTGATCCGTCGGCAGCGCAAAGCCCTGGAGTTGGCCGAAAGCGAGCGCGAGACACGTGAACAGCTCGATCAGTTGCAACGTGTCTCTGCACTGGGGCAACTGGCGGCGGGGGTGGCTCACGAACTCAACAACGCGATAACCGTATTGGTGCGCGGGACGTCGTGGATCGCGCAAACCGTACAGCTGGTGGTGGATCAGAACGAGCGTGTGTTGCACCGCGCCTTCGATGCCGGGCTCGAGCACGGCCGCCGCGCTTCCGCCGCCGAGGTCCGGCAACACACCACGATCCTCGAGAAAAAGCTCGGCGTGTCGTACAGCGACGCCCGCAAGCTCGCCCGCACCGGCCTGTCCGAACCCCACCTGGCGAGCTTCAACGACCTGAAGAAAAACGTCGACCACGTCGTCAGGCTGTGGGAGCTCGGCGCGACCATCCACGACATGCGTCTCTCCGCCGACCAGGCCGAGCACGTCGTGCAGTCGATGCGCAACCTGGGCTCTAGCCGTGTCCGCGACGACCAGCCGGTGGACATCAACGAGACGATCAACACCGCCCTCAAACTCCTCCGGGGCCAGCTCGAGCACGTCGAACTGTCCGCCGACCTCCAAGACCTGCCGACCATCCGCGCCAGCCAGGGCAAGCTGGTACAGGTCTGGACGAACCTGATTAAGAACGGCATCGAAGCGATGACCGCGGGCGGCACGCCGACCCGTCGCCCCAAGATCAGCATCACGTCCCGTGCCACCCGCGATTCGGTGATGGTCGTGATCGACGACACCGGCCCGGGCATCCCCGACGACGTGCTGCCCCGCATCTTCGAACCCAGTTTCTCCACCAAGACGCACGGCCTGAACTTCGGGTTGGGACTGGGCCTATCCATCGTCCAACGCGTCGCTGCGGAATGTGGCGGCAACATCACCGCGAAGAACACCCCGACGGGTGCCCGTTTTATTGTTCAACTCCCCCGAGAGGTGCTCGATGTCTAAACCCGTGATCCTGTGTATCGACGACCAACGCGAAGTGCTCGCGGCGCTGATCAAAGACCTCGAGCCGTTTGCGGAGTTCTTCGACATCATCGATGCCGAGAACGCCGAGGACGCGGGGGCGGTGCTCGACGACATGATCGACCGCGGCATGCCCGTGGCGCTGATCATCTCCGACCACGTGATGCCGGGGATCACGGGCGTGGCGCTGCTCACCCAGATCCGTAGCCGGGGTGACCTGCCCCACACCCGCAAGCTTCTGCTCACCGGCCTGGCGACGCACGAAGACACGATCCGAGCGATCAACGAAGCCGCGATCGATCAGTACATCGCCAAACCGTGGCACGCCGATCAATTGCACGAGACCGTGGGCCGGCTGGTGACCCAGTACATCCTCGACGTCTATCCCGACAGCTATCAGCCGTTCCTGCCCATCCTCAATCAGGACGTCATCCTCGACCGCATGCAGCACGGCCAGGGTCCGCACGGCGACCGCTGAGCGCTGCTCGCTTTTCGCTCCACACGACGCTTCATCGGTCGGCATACAATCACGAGGTGACGTTCAACCCCGCCGATATCCTCGCCGCCGACGGCCCGATCGCAAGGCGATTGGGCGATCGCTACGAGCACCGGCCCGAACAAGCGCAGATGATCGAAGCGGTTGAAGACGCGCTCGACGCCGGCCACCCGCTGATGGTCGAAGCCGGCACGGGCGTGGGCAAGTCGTTTGCGTACCTGCTGCCCGCGGTGGCGCACATCCTCCGGGCCGGTGAACGCGGGGCCGACCAGAAACGCCGGGTGATTATCTCGACGCACACCATCGCGTTGCAGGAACAGATCATCGAGAAAGACATCCCGCTGCTGCAGTCGATCCTGCCCGGCGCGGGCGGCGATGAGTTTTCGGCCGTGCTCGTGAAGGGCCGGGGGAATTACGTTTCGCTTCGGCGGATGAACCGGGCGTGGGAACGCAAGGCCTCGCTCTTCGACGAGTCGGCCGAGGAACGCACCATCCGCGACATCGTGGCGTGGTCGAAAGAAACCTCCGACGGCTCGCTCGCCAGCCTGCCCCAGCTCGAAGCGCCCAACGTCTGGAACGACGTGCAGAGCGACAGCGAGGACTGCATGGGCAAGCGTTGCCCGAGCTACAAGGAATGCTTCTACCAGAGCGACCGACGGCGGATGATGAACGCGGACCTGCTCGTGGTGAACCACGCGCTGTTCTTCGCCGACCTGGCGTTGCGGGCCGAGACGGACGGAGGCTACGCGATCCTGCCGCCGTACGACGCGGTGGTGCTGGACGAGGCCCACACGATCGAGGACGTCGCCAGCGACCACTTCGGGCTGAGCGTCAGCAAGTACCAGGTCGGCTACCTGATCTCGCGTTTGTACCAGGCCAAACGCCACCGCGGCCTACTGCCCTCGCTGCAGAACAAGCTCGACATGCGGCTGTTCAACAATACCGTGCTCGCGCTCGAAAAAGCCTACACCGCCAGCGAAAACTTCTTCGATGAATTAATCGTCTGGCACGAGCAGCAGGGCGGCCGGAACGGACGTATCCGCGAGCCGCAGCCCATCAGCAACACGCTGACGCCGCTGCTGCACGAACTGTCGCTCATGCTGCTGCGAGTGAAGAACGCGTTGGACAGCGAAGACGATCGCCTCGAAGTACAGGGCTACGCCGACCGGGCCCAGGCGCTGGGCGACACGCTCAAGGCGCTGATCGATCAGACCGTGCCCGACAGCGTGTACTGGGCCGAGGTGTCCCGGCGGGGGCGGTACCACCGCGTGAAGCTGTGCAGCTCGCCGATCGAGGTCGGACCCCTCATGCGGCAACGCCTCTTCGAGAGCAAGACCAGCAAGGGCGACCCGCTGCCCGTGGTCATGACCTCGGCGACGCTCGCCACCGCGCCGCGGCGCACCTCGCCCACGGCCAGCGCCGAGCCACGCCCCGCCAACCAGGTTGCGGGCCCGGACAAGTTCGCCCACCTCAAGCAGCGGCTTGGCTGCGACGAGGCGCAGTCGCTGCTGCTGGGCTCGCCCTACGACTACGCCGAACAGGCCGAGCTGGTCGTCGCACGTCATCTACCCGACCCGGGGTCGCCCGCCTTCTTTGACAAGATGACGCCGACGCTGTTGCGCCACCTCGATGACAGCGACGGCGGGGCGTTCGTATTGTTCACGAGCTACGCCATGCTCAAGCGGACCGCCGAGTGGCTGCGGCCCCGTCTCATCCAACGCAACATGCCCGTGCTCGTGCAGGGCGAGGGCCTGCCGCGCACCGCGATGCTGGAACAGTTCAAACAGGACCACCGCAGCGTGCTGCTGGGCACCGACAGCTTCTGGCAGGGCGTGGATGTGCAGGGCGAGGCGTTGCGCTGCGTGATCATCACCCGGCTGCCGTTCGTCGTGCCCGACCGCCCGCTCATCGAGGCCCGCAACGAGCGGATCAAAGCCCGTGGCGGCAACCCGTTTGCCGACTACTCGCTGCCCGAAGCCGTGCTCAAGTTCAAGCAGGGGTTCGGCCGGCTCATCCGATCTAAACAAGACACGGGTAAAGTCGTTGTCCTGGATAGCCGGATGATGACCCGGCCGTACGGGCGAAAGTTCATCGAGGCGTTGCCCCGCCTCCCGGTGGTCGAAGACCGCCTGCCCAACCCCGATACCAATGCCATCGACCCGGCATGGAGCTGACTCAATGACTCACAAGAAACGATACCTGGTCCTGTGCACCGCCAACCGCTGCCGTTCGCAGATGGCCCACGGCTGGCTGGCCCACCTCGGCGGCGACGCCGTCGAAGTCTCCTCCGCCGGCGCGAAGCCCGGCGGCGTGCACCCGCTCTCGATCCAGGTGATGAACGAAGCCGGCGTCGACATCAGCGGCCACAGCTCCGACCACCTCGACCAGTACCTCGAAGACGACTTCGATGCGGTCATCACGGTTTGCGACAACGCCAAGGAAGCCTGCCCCTACTTCCCCGGGGCCAAGCGATTGATCCACCACGCCTTCGACGATCCCGACGACAAGACCGGCACGCTGACCGAAGAACAGATGCTGCCGACCTTCCACCGGGTGCGTGACGAGATCCGCACGTGGTGCGCCGACTTCCTCGCGGAAGAAGGCGTCGCCGTCGCGGTGTGAGATCGGTTGGGCTTATCTGCAATACGGATCGCGATGCGGCGGGTACGAATGGTCCCTGCGGTGTTTGTCGTAGTACACGTCTCGGACGCCGTGGTGTCGTTTGTGTTTGTGGTGGTCGTGATCGGCTTCACTGCCGATGACGTAGCCGATGGTCGCGCCGACCGCCGCGCCGATGAGGGTGCCGGTCTGGCGATCGGTGGCGCAGCCGGTGCTGGCGAGCAACACCCCGCCCAACGCAAGTGCGGCGAGCGGGAGGCGGACGGATGTCGAGAAGGTGGATCGGGACATGGCGGTTCTCCGGGGGCCGGACGCGCAGAAGCGACAAAGCACGTCTCACCTCTTGGGGCGTGACGCGCGGGTTGGGACAGCGGAGAACGTGTAAGCCGATGTGATTACGTCGTTAACGCGTTGTCGCCCCTGCGGGGCAAGCGGGTTAGAAGCTGCCGTGGCGCGACAATGCGTGCCATGCCAGCAGGTCTTTGAAATGCTCGGCCACTTCGTCCGGATCGGCGTCTGGCGGGGGCAGCGGGGCTTCCGCCGGCAAGTAGCGGCGGAGAACCTGATGCCAGCGATCGTGCCAGACCCATTGCAAAGGTGACGGATTACCGTGGGCTGAAGTCTCAAGTGCAAGTGGACTACCGAAGCTCAAGAGATGGTCCAGCACGTCATGGCTTAAACCGCGGTGCAGCATGGCCAGCATTACCGTGGACTCGGGGATTCCTTTGCGGCCAAGCATGCCCAAAAGCTGTGTGTCCAGTTCCGGGCGCTGGTTCTGCATCCACTGGGCCAGGCGCATCAGATACTCGGTTGTGACAAGTGTTTCTTGCTGCTCGGC
Protein-coding regions in this window:
- a CDS encoding glycine zipper domain-containing protein, whose product is MSRSTFSTSVRLPLAALALGGVLLASTGCATDRQTGTLIGAAVGATIGYVIGSEADHDHHKHKRHHGVRDVYYDKHRRDHSYPPHRDPYCR
- a CDS encoding arsenate reductase ArsC, translated to MTHKKRYLVLCTANRCRSQMAHGWLAHLGGDAVEVSSAGAKPGGVHPLSIQVMNEAGVDISGHSSDHLDQYLEDDFDAVITVCDNAKEACPYFPGAKRLIHHAFDDPDDKTGTLTEEQMLPTFHRVRDEIRTWCADFLAEEGVAVAV
- a CDS encoding ATP-dependent DNA helicase; this translates as MTFNPADILAADGPIARRLGDRYEHRPEQAQMIEAVEDALDAGHPLMVEAGTGVGKSFAYLLPAVAHILRAGERGADQKRRVIISTHTIALQEQIIEKDIPLLQSILPGAGGDEFSAVLVKGRGNYVSLRRMNRAWERKASLFDESAEERTIRDIVAWSKETSDGSLASLPQLEAPNVWNDVQSDSEDCMGKRCPSYKECFYQSDRRRMMNADLLVVNHALFFADLALRAETDGGYAILPPYDAVVLDEAHTIEDVASDHFGLSVSKYQVGYLISRLYQAKRHRGLLPSLQNKLDMRLFNNTVLALEKAYTASENFFDELIVWHEQQGGRNGRIREPQPISNTLTPLLHELSLMLLRVKNALDSEDDRLEVQGYADRAQALGDTLKALIDQTVPDSVYWAEVSRRGRYHRVKLCSSPIEVGPLMRQRLFESKTSKGDPLPVVMTSATLATAPRRTSPTASAEPRPANQVAGPDKFAHLKQRLGCDEAQSLLLGSPYDYAEQAELVVARHLPDPGSPAFFDKMTPTLLRHLDDSDGGAFVLFTSYAMLKRTAEWLRPRLIQRNMPVLVQGEGLPRTAMLEQFKQDHRSVLLGTDSFWQGVDVQGEALRCVIITRLPFVVPDRPLIEARNERIKARGGNPFADYSLPEAVLKFKQGFGRLIRSKQDTGKVVVLDSRMMTRPYGRKFIEALPRLPVVEDRLPNPDTNAIDPAWS